In Mycolicibacterium alvei, a single window of DNA contains:
- a CDS encoding helix-turn-helix domain-containing protein, protein MTGLSLRVIDKLIESGELPASKIGRRVLVQPRHVRELLEKNTRETTVNRPDEQELAALTVLRAVEHRMNHDGEAMVKTLRGTGRQVSLRLCEAVELLAYLVRLSDPSDRPAEMLAALRERVQSASSD, encoded by the coding sequence ATGACCGGGCTGTCCCTACGGGTAATCGACAAGCTCATCGAAAGCGGCGAGTTGCCCGCGTCAAAGATCGGTCGCCGCGTGCTCGTCCAGCCCCGGCATGTGCGCGAACTGCTGGAGAAGAACACCAGGGAGACCACCGTGAACCGTCCGGACGAACAGGAACTTGCTGCCCTGACCGTGCTGCGAGCCGTAGAGCACCGAATGAATCACGACGGTGAGGCGATGGTGAAAACCCTGCGGGGCACGGGGCGGCAAGTGTCCCTGCGCCTCTGTGAGGCCGTCGAACTCCTGGCCTACCTCGTGCGCCTATCTGACCCATCTGATCGGCCCGCCGAAATGTTGGCCGCGCTGCGCGAACGGGTGCAGTCTGCATCCTCCGACTGA
- a CDS encoding helix-turn-helix domain-containing protein, whose product MVDESADKAERTDKFKWLKAIRADSRLSPADKYVLHAAAVEYVKHEKDTFYVRQIVMAKSFGVSRSTIQRAIGKARELGYLVLLADQTRRQGRGYHDADCHRLVIPSGVSGVRLTHNGRQVDAKRASEPTHLPAETSDLRVVNKGGYKGEVTTTGELCAFSAENAPINKPDVRLVDLEPEQEHGSLRSPGLDEKQVVDFDAELLCVRCQKNPAHFASDDQLCPDCMADAEDDRRREFSVRELFG is encoded by the coding sequence ATGGTAGACGAAAGTGCCGACAAGGCGGAGCGCACGGACAAGTTCAAGTGGCTAAAGGCGATTCGGGCCGATTCCCGGCTGTCACCTGCGGACAAGTACGTCCTTCATGCCGCCGCCGTCGAATATGTGAAGCACGAGAAGGACACGTTCTATGTCCGCCAGATTGTCATGGCCAAGAGTTTTGGCGTTAGTCGCAGCACTATTCAGCGAGCCATCGGGAAGGCAAGGGAGCTTGGCTATCTCGTCCTACTTGCCGATCAGACTCGCCGTCAGGGTCGCGGCTATCACGACGCCGACTGTCATCGGCTGGTGATTCCCAGTGGGGTATCGGGCGTCAGGTTGACGCATAACGGGCGTCAGGTTGACGCAAAACGGGCGTCAGAGCCAACTCATCTACCTGCGGAAACGTCAGACCTAAGGGTGGTTAACAAGGGTGGATACAAGGGTGAAGTAACTACAACGGGTGAACTATGCGCATTTTCTGCCGAAAACGCGCCGATCAATAAACCGGACGTCCGTCTCGTTGATCTTGAACCTGAACAAGAACACGGTTCGCTTCGCTCACCGGGCCTGGACGAGAAGCAGGTGGTGGATTTTGATGCCGAGCTCTTGTGTGTGCGCTGCCAAAAGAATCCGGCTCATTTCGCGTCGGACGATCAGCTTTGCCCCGATTGCATGGCAGATGCAGAAGACGACCGGAGGCGAGAATTTTCGGTGAGGGAGCTTTTTGGATGA
- a CDS encoding NUMOD4 motif-containing HNH endonuclease — protein sequence MAITGAESPAQHRTARGQGGSTTKSSTGRTGPRFGYRIVRVADLRSDLHPLWHRGRRERWRPVPGWGYEVSDLGHVRSVDRIVARSDGSTQRVLGRMIRPTTHRSGHLRVMLHRNGKRATRYVHRLVLEAFSGPAPPGMEMCRHWNDDCRDNRAENLVWGTDDQNRQDRVRNSRRHNPKRSRCACRSCRARARERAANIARASTAYPSCEVCGSAVVAGQGTVHFSCAPSRDIRRRRA from the coding sequence ATGGCGATTACTGGGGCTGAGTCGCCCGCACAGCATCGAACGGCTCGCGGGCAGGGTGGTTCTACCACCAAAAGCTCTACGGGCCGCACAGGGCCGCGTTTCGGGTATCGCATCGTGCGCGTTGCCGACCTCCGCAGCGACCTCCACCCGCTGTGGCATCGCGGTCGCCGTGAACGCTGGCGTCCGGTCCCCGGGTGGGGATACGAGGTTTCCGACTTGGGACACGTGCGCTCGGTGGATCGCATCGTCGCCCGCAGCGACGGCAGTACCCAACGCGTCCTAGGTCGGATGATTCGCCCGACCACGCATCGCAGCGGGCATCTGCGAGTGATGCTCCACCGCAACGGCAAGCGGGCCACGCGCTACGTCCACCGATTGGTTTTGGAGGCATTCTCAGGACCCGCCCCACCCGGCATGGAAATGTGCCGTCACTGGAATGACGATTGCCGGGACAATCGCGCCGAAAATTTGGTCTGGGGCACCGACGACCAGAACCGACAAGATCGGGTGCGCAACAGTCGGCGCCACAATCCCAAAAGGTCTCGCTGCGCATGCCGCAGTTGTAGGGCACGCGCACGTGAACGTGCCGCAAATATCGCCAGAGCGAGCACCGCGTACCCGTCCTGCGAGGTCTGCGGGAGTGCTGTCGTGGCTGGTCAAGGCACAGTTCACTTCTCGTGCGCACCTAGCCGGGATATTCGTCGTCGGCGGGCATGA
- a CDS encoding phage major capsid protein: MTSIPRAHPSQRKNSPDTPGRITGSNSTRFPVIVEDPSNSWTQNGAEIPVSDPDINEIDVIPSGLKGLVVVTNELVADSDPSALDVVGQGLVRDLRTKLDAAFLGNTVANGPSGIESLTGVSETTLSFDGSLDVIAEAVSLAENAGAPTVHPDGLPNFSLVANPSDVLALSTAKVSDDSHQPLLGPDATKVTGRSALGVPIFSAPACEQGTAWLIPRDRVFVVLRDDPEVIADTSAFFSSARTAIRAVLRVGIAFPHEAAVVRVAIDGGS; this comes from the coding sequence ATGACTTCGATCCCACGTGCCCATCCTTCCCAACGGAAGAACTCTCCAGACACGCCGGGGCGGATCACCGGGTCCAATAGCACCAGATTCCCGGTGATCGTTGAGGACCCGTCGAATTCGTGGACCCAAAACGGAGCCGAGATACCGGTGTCAGACCCGGACATTAATGAGATAGATGTAATCCCTTCCGGCCTTAAGGGTTTGGTGGTGGTGACTAATGAGTTGGTCGCTGACAGTGACCCGTCCGCGCTCGACGTGGTGGGACAAGGACTTGTCCGCGACCTGCGCACCAAACTGGACGCCGCGTTCCTGGGCAACACTGTTGCCAATGGCCCCAGCGGAATCGAGTCCCTGACCGGGGTAAGCGAAACCACGCTGAGTTTCGACGGCTCACTCGACGTGATCGCCGAAGCTGTGTCGCTGGCGGAGAATGCCGGTGCACCCACCGTCCACCCCGATGGGCTGCCCAACTTCTCACTGGTCGCCAATCCCTCCGATGTGTTGGCACTCAGCACCGCCAAGGTCTCCGACGACAGCCACCAGCCACTACTGGGACCCGACGCGACCAAAGTCACCGGACGTTCCGCGTTGGGTGTCCCGATCTTTTCGGCACCCGCATGTGAGCAGGGCACCGCGTGGCTGATTCCCCGGGACCGTGTGTTCGTGGTGCTGCGGGACGATCCCGAAGTCATTGCAGACACCAGCGCGTTCTTCTCCAGTGCCCGCACGGCTATCCGCGCGGTGCTGCGGGTGGGCATCGCCTTCCCGCACGAGGCTGCCGTGGTGCGTGTCGCCATCGACGGCGGCAGCTGA
- a CDS encoding HNH endonuclease signature motif containing protein — translation MTWTGDRRTRPRNGARRLPERLRQRVLRRYPVCWLNIPGRCTITSVEVHHVRDDADGGTDTEFNPDGSPQLVGVCAECHRHVSARNSAARSNVGTRVMREKERHPGVLP, via the coding sequence ATGACGTGGACAGGTGACCGCAGGACCCGTCCCCGCAACGGTGCACGGCGACTCCCCGAACGGCTACGGCAACGAGTCCTGCGCCGATACCCTGTCTGCTGGCTCAACATTCCCGGTAGGTGCACGATCACCTCTGTCGAGGTCCACCATGTGCGGGATGACGCCGATGGTGGAACCGATACCGAATTCAATCCGGACGGCTCACCGCAGCTGGTCGGGGTCTGCGCGGAATGTCACCGTCACGTCAGTGCCCGCAACTCTGCTGCCCGCAGCAATGTGGGCACCCGCGTCATGCGGGAGAAGGAACGCCACCCCGGTGTCCTACCCTGA
- a CDS encoding replication-associated recombination protein A — MSDGLFDVPGEPAPAGPGASAPASAPLAVRMRPADLDEVVGQTHLLQAGSPLRRLVEGSGAASVILYGPPGTGKTTLASLISQATGRRFEALSALSAGVKEVRAVLEKARVALIHHSEQTVLFIDEVHRFSKTQQDALLAAVENRVVLLVAATTENPSFSVVAPLLSRSLILQLQPLTPPDIEIVLRRAITDPRGLGGAVEVTDEAVDLMVQLSAGDARRALTALEVAAEPRERVTVEVIEQSLDKAAVRYDRDGDQHYDVVSAFIKSVRGSDVDAALHYLARMLVAGEDPRFVARRLMILASEDIGMADPTALQTAVAAAQTVQLIGMPEAQLTLAHATVHLATAPKSNAVTTALGAAMNDIRAGKAGAVPRHLRDGHYSGAESLGNAIGYKYAHDDPSGVVAQQYPPDDLVGVDYYQPTGRGFERELISRVDKLRAIIRKMRR, encoded by the coding sequence GTGTCCGACGGTTTGTTCGACGTGCCCGGTGAGCCCGCACCCGCAGGGCCGGGTGCGTCGGCTCCCGCTTCGGCGCCGCTGGCGGTGCGAATGCGCCCGGCCGACCTCGACGAGGTTGTCGGCCAAACCCATCTGCTGCAGGCCGGTTCGCCCTTGCGCCGCCTGGTGGAGGGATCCGGCGCCGCATCGGTCATCCTCTACGGCCCGCCCGGCACCGGCAAGACCACCCTGGCCTCGCTCATCTCGCAGGCCACCGGCCGCCGGTTCGAGGCGCTGTCGGCGCTGAGCGCCGGCGTCAAGGAGGTCCGCGCCGTGCTGGAAAAGGCACGGGTGGCTCTCATTCATCACAGCGAACAGACCGTGCTGTTCATCGACGAGGTGCATCGCTTCTCCAAGACCCAGCAGGATGCGTTGCTGGCGGCCGTGGAGAACCGGGTCGTGCTTTTGGTGGCGGCCACCACGGAGAACCCGTCGTTCTCGGTGGTTGCGCCGCTGCTGTCGCGGTCATTGATCCTGCAGTTGCAACCGCTGACCCCGCCGGACATCGAGATCGTGCTGCGTCGTGCGATCACCGACCCGCGGGGGCTGGGTGGTGCGGTCGAGGTCACCGACGAGGCCGTCGACCTCATGGTGCAGCTCTCCGCCGGTGATGCGCGGCGGGCGCTCACTGCGTTGGAAGTCGCTGCCGAGCCCCGGGAGCGGGTCACCGTCGAGGTGATCGAGCAGTCGTTGGACAAGGCCGCGGTGCGCTACGACCGTGACGGCGATCAGCACTACGACGTCGTCAGCGCCTTCATCAAGTCGGTCCGCGGATCCGACGTCGATGCGGCCCTGCACTACCTGGCCCGGATGTTGGTGGCGGGGGAGGATCCGCGTTTCGTGGCGCGCCGCCTGATGATCCTGGCCAGCGAGGACATCGGGATGGCCGATCCCACCGCGTTGCAGACCGCGGTCGCCGCCGCCCAGACCGTGCAATTGATCGGAATGCCTGAGGCGCAGTTGACCTTGGCGCATGCCACCGTGCACCTGGCCACCGCGCCCAAGTCCAATGCCGTCACCACGGCGCTCGGTGCGGCGATGAACGACATCCGGGCCGGCAAGGCGGGGGCGGTCCCAAGACACTTAAGAGATGGGCATTACAGCGGGGCGGAATCACTGGGCAACGCCATCGGCTACAAGTACGCGCACGACGATCCCAGCGGTGTGGTGGCGCAGCAATATCCGCCCGACGATCTTGTGGGGGTGGACTACTACCAGCCGACCGGGCGCGGTTTCGAACGTGAACTCATCTCGCGGGTAGACAAGCTGCGGGCCATCATTCGCAAAATGCGGCGGTGA
- a CDS encoding DUF3097 domain-containing protein, producing MTDRYGSDILSRNPHTPKLTRSIDQPAEKGLVVEDAQSGFVGAVVRIEGGRVELEDRRGKVRAFPMGPGFLIDGKPVSLTVPKRTATQARTASGSVAVPNAKARVARASRIYVEGRHDAELVEQVWGADLRIEGVVVEYLGGVDDLADIVAEFAPEPGRRLGVLVDHLVTGSKEARIAEAVRRGPGGEHTLVVGHPFVDIWQSVKPARLGIKAWPTIPRNVEWKHGICDALGWPHREQADIARAWQRIRGRVRDWNDLEPALIGRVEELIDFVTAPA from the coding sequence GTGACTGATCGCTACGGTTCCGACATCCTGTCCCGAAACCCGCACACCCCGAAGCTGACTCGATCGATTGATCAGCCCGCGGAGAAGGGCCTGGTCGTGGAGGACGCCCAGAGTGGATTCGTGGGTGCGGTGGTTCGGATCGAGGGCGGTCGGGTCGAACTCGAAGACCGCCGCGGCAAGGTCCGGGCTTTCCCGATGGGCCCGGGTTTCCTGATCGACGGCAAGCCGGTCAGCCTGACCGTACCCAAGCGGACCGCGACCCAGGCACGTACCGCGTCCGGCTCCGTTGCGGTACCGAACGCCAAGGCCCGCGTGGCGCGGGCCAGCCGGATCTACGTCGAAGGCCGTCACGACGCCGAGTTGGTCGAACAGGTCTGGGGCGCGGATCTGCGTATCGAAGGTGTCGTCGTCGAATATCTGGGCGGTGTCGACGATCTGGCCGACATCGTGGCGGAGTTCGCGCCCGAGCCGGGCCGTCGGCTCGGCGTGCTGGTCGATCACCTGGTCACCGGATCCAAGGAGGCGCGCATCGCCGAGGCGGTGCGCAGGGGCCCCGGTGGTGAGCACACCCTGGTGGTCGGGCACCCGTTCGTCGACATCTGGCAGTCCGTCAAACCGGCCCGGCTCGGGATCAAGGCCTGGCCGACCATCCCGCGCAACGTGGAGTGGAAACACGGCATCTGCGACGCGCTGGGCTGGCCGCATCGGGAACAGGCCGACATTGCCCGGGCCTGGCAGCGGATCCGCGGCCGGGTCCGGGACTGGAACGACCTGGAGCCCGCGCTGATCGGCCGGGTCGAGGAACTGATCGACTTCGTCACCGCGCCGGCGTAG
- a CDS encoding zinc-binding metallopeptidase family protein — translation MRDFTCPNCGQRLAFDNSLCLSCHSALGFSLEDMALLVIADSQHSGHAGAVDENQYRLCANLHRAECNWLVRIGGDPLCASCTLTRIRPADTDTAAMVSFAEAEQAKRRLIAELHELKLPIVGRAEDPRFGLAFDLLSSKFETVYTGHHNGVITLDLAEGDDVHREQLRIAMDEPYRTLLGHFRHEIGHYYFYRLVAPSVEFRARFIGLFGDPDADYQAALDRHYRDGPPPGWDNDFVSSYATMHAAEDWAETFAHYLHIRDTLDTAAAFGFAPAGAAFGRRLLGPAAFDTIIEMWLPLAWSLNMVNRSMGHDDLYPFVLAPAVLEKMRFVHTVIDEITGG, via the coding sequence ATGCGTGATTTCACCTGTCCGAACTGCGGCCAACGTCTGGCGTTCGACAACTCCCTGTGCCTCTCGTGCCATAGCGCCCTGGGTTTCTCGCTCGAGGACATGGCGCTGCTGGTGATCGCCGACTCCCAGCACAGCGGCCACGCCGGTGCGGTCGACGAGAATCAGTATCGGTTGTGCGCGAATCTGCATCGGGCCGAATGTAATTGGCTGGTACGCATCGGCGGCGACCCGTTGTGTGCGTCATGCACGCTCACCAGGATCCGACCCGCCGACACCGATACCGCGGCGATGGTGTCGTTCGCCGAGGCCGAACAGGCCAAGCGCCGGTTGATCGCCGAACTGCACGAACTGAAGTTGCCGATCGTCGGCCGCGCCGAGGACCCTCGGTTCGGGCTGGCTTTCGACCTGCTCTCCAGCAAGTTCGAGACGGTGTACACCGGCCATCACAACGGGGTCATCACGCTCGACCTGGCCGAGGGCGACGATGTGCACCGCGAGCAGTTACGGATCGCGATGGACGAGCCGTACCGAACCCTGCTGGGCCACTTTCGCCACGAGATCGGGCACTACTACTTCTATCGCCTGGTGGCGCCGTCTGTGGAGTTCCGCGCGCGGTTTATCGGACTGTTCGGCGACCCGGACGCCGATTATCAGGCCGCACTGGACCGGCACTATCGGGACGGGCCGCCGCCGGGCTGGGACAACGATTTCGTCTCGTCCTATGCGACCATGCATGCTGCCGAGGACTGGGCGGAGACCTTCGCCCACTATCTGCACATCCGTGACACCCTCGACACCGCCGCGGCTTTCGGGTTCGCCCCCGCCGGCGCGGCGTTCGGCCGGCGTCTGCTGGGGCCTGCCGCATTCGACACGATCATCGAAATGTGGCTGCCGCTGGCGTGGTCACTGAACATGGTGAACCGGTCGATGGGCCACGACGATCTGTACCCGTTCGTGTTGGCGCCCGCGGTGCTGGAGAAGATGCGGTTCGTCCACACCGTGATCGACGAGATCACCGGCGGCTGA
- a CDS encoding transglutaminase family protein, translating into MTGPTGVTGTRCYEITHRTVYRYSDDVTSSYGRGFLTPRDLPWQRCLSHLLVIDPDAADSSTSRDAYGNISSYFHVTERHRTLSITSRSVVEVDPFAPEHYSGASAKAPWELARPVGGDGALAAEFTLDLAPPEITDAVRSYAAPSFVPGRPLIEVLRDLTSRIYSDFTYRSGSTTVSTQVAEVLAAREGVCQDFARLAIACLRANGLAASYVSGYLATDPPPGKERMIGVDATHAWASVWTPQNLWLGMDPTNDQMVDERYIVAGFGRDYADIAPLRGIIYTDSVSSVIEVSVDVAPYPLDREGTRHA; encoded by the coding sequence ATGACCGGTCCCACCGGCGTGACGGGAACCCGCTGCTACGAGATCACCCACCGCACCGTCTACCGCTATTCCGACGATGTGACCAGCTCCTACGGGCGCGGGTTTCTGACACCGCGAGACCTGCCGTGGCAGCGGTGCCTGTCCCACCTGCTGGTGATCGACCCGGACGCGGCCGACAGCTCCACCAGCCGCGACGCCTACGGCAACATCAGTTCGTATTTTCATGTCACCGAGCGCCACCGCACTCTGAGTATCACCAGCCGATCCGTGGTAGAGGTGGATCCGTTTGCGCCCGAACACTATTCGGGTGCGTCGGCCAAGGCGCCGTGGGAGCTGGCCCGTCCGGTCGGCGGTGATGGCGCGCTGGCCGCGGAGTTCACCCTCGACCTCGCGCCGCCGGAGATCACCGATGCCGTGCGCTCGTACGCCGCACCCAGTTTCGTGCCCGGCCGGCCACTGATCGAGGTCCTTCGGGACCTGACGTCGAGGATCTACTCCGACTTCACCTATCGGTCGGGTTCGACGACGGTGTCCACCCAGGTTGCCGAGGTGCTGGCGGCGCGGGAGGGAGTCTGTCAGGATTTCGCCCGGTTGGCGATCGCCTGCCTGCGGGCCAACGGCCTGGCGGCCAGCTATGTCTCCGGGTACCTGGCCACCGACCCGCCGCCCGGTAAGGAACGCATGATCGGGGTGGACGCCACGCATGCCTGGGCGTCGGTGTGGACGCCGCAGAACCTCTGGCTGGGAATGGATCCCACCAACGATCAGATGGTCGACGAGCGCTACATCGTGGCCGGATTCGGCCGCGACTACGCCGACATCGCCCCGCTGCGCGGCATCATCTACACAGATTCGGTCAGCAGCGTGATCGAGGTGTCGGTCGACGTGGCGCCGTACCCGCTCGATCGAGAGGGTACGCGCCATGCGTGA
- a CDS encoding circularly permuted type 2 ATP-grasp protein yields the protein MVLHTDAGGVVDGMDVDGVLAAYRRSRAQRALFEVRDAGAGAGYDELIDASGDVRPAWRELAAGVGERGRDGLDRLRAMVRSLVDNDGITYIQMDRHGDVVTDDDGTAVPGPWHLDALPLVLSATDWDCLESGLVQRSRLLDAVLTDLYGARRSITSGVLPAQLLFAHPGYLRAARGIVVPGRHQLFLHGCDVSRGDDGAFMVNADWTQAPSGAGYALADRCVIAHAAPDLYERVGPRPSSPWAQTLRLALLDAAPETAEEPMVVVLSPGIHSETAFDQAYLAGVLGFPLVESADLVVRDGTLWMRSLGTLKRVDVVLRRVDADYADPLDLRPDSRLGVVGLVEALRRGSVTVVNTLGSGILESPGLARFLPQLAELLLDETPQLPTAPMYWGGIDIERSHLLTKLSSLLIRPVSGGATIVGPTLAARERDDLAARIETDPTQWVGQELPQFSTAPTNYRSKGLSAGNIGMRLFTVAQRGGYAPMIGGLGYVVAPGNSAYRMNTLAAKDVWVQTPQRVTAERIPPVSGEPVSVGAIPSPTLAVSSPRVLADLFWMGRYAERAEGMARLLTATRERYHEYRYRRDLEESQCVPVLLAAVGAITGADTGDAADAHEMTAIAPTTLWSATADRHQPGSLAQSVDRLGLAARAVRDQMSNDTWMVLAGVERAVIRPSVVPPRSPNVAEAYLATAHSQTLAGMLALSGVAAESMVQDVGWIMMDLGKRIERGLALTALLRATLTTVRSMAVERAVAESTLVVCESSVIYRRRNPGQISIAAIAELLLFDAENPRSLIYQLERIRSDLKPLPGTSGSSRPERLIDELATRLRRLDPADLEVVAEDGTRAELAGLLEGVHTGLRDLSGVITAAHLALPGGMQPLWGPDERRVMP from the coding sequence ATGGTTCTTCACACCGATGCGGGCGGCGTGGTCGACGGGATGGACGTCGACGGTGTGCTGGCCGCCTACCGCCGTTCCCGGGCGCAGCGCGCGTTGTTCGAGGTTCGGGACGCCGGCGCAGGCGCCGGCTACGACGAGTTGATCGACGCCTCGGGCGACGTCCGGCCGGCCTGGCGTGAACTGGCCGCCGGCGTCGGCGAGCGTGGCCGTGACGGCCTGGACCGGCTGCGTGCCATGGTCCGCAGCCTCGTCGACAACGACGGCATCACCTACATCCAGATGGATCGTCATGGCGACGTGGTCACCGATGATGACGGCACCGCGGTGCCCGGTCCCTGGCATCTTGACGCCCTGCCCCTGGTGCTCTCGGCCACGGACTGGGACTGCCTCGAATCAGGTCTGGTGCAGCGGTCCCGACTGCTCGATGCGGTGCTCACCGATCTGTACGGCGCCCGCCGCTCGATCACCAGCGGGGTGCTGCCGGCCCAATTGTTGTTCGCCCATCCCGGATATCTGCGGGCCGCCCGCGGCATCGTGGTGCCCGGACGCCATCAGCTGTTCCTCCATGGCTGCGACGTCAGCCGCGGCGACGACGGCGCCTTCATGGTGAATGCCGATTGGACACAGGCACCTTCGGGTGCCGGCTATGCCTTGGCCGATCGCTGTGTCATCGCACACGCGGCTCCCGACCTGTACGAGCGGGTCGGTCCCCGGCCCTCCTCGCCGTGGGCTCAGACGTTGCGACTCGCGTTGCTCGACGCCGCGCCCGAGACCGCCGAAGAGCCGATGGTCGTGGTGCTCAGCCCCGGGATCCATTCCGAGACCGCTTTCGACCAGGCCTACCTGGCTGGGGTGCTCGGCTTTCCGTTGGTCGAGAGTGCCGATCTGGTGGTCCGGGACGGCACGTTGTGGATGCGGTCGCTGGGCACCCTCAAACGCGTCGACGTGGTGTTGCGTCGCGTCGACGCCGACTATGCGGACCCACTCGACCTGCGTCCCGATTCCCGGCTCGGTGTAGTGGGTCTGGTCGAGGCGCTGCGCCGCGGTTCGGTGACGGTGGTCAACACCTTGGGTAGCGGAATTCTCGAAAGTCCCGGTCTGGCAAGGTTTCTGCCGCAGCTGGCGGAGCTGTTGCTCGATGAGACCCCGCAGCTGCCGACCGCGCCGATGTACTGGGGTGGAATCGATATCGAACGCTCTCATCTGCTGACCAAGCTGTCGTCGTTGTTGATCAGGCCGGTGAGCGGCGGCGCCACGATCGTCGGGCCGACGTTGGCGGCCCGCGAACGCGACGACCTGGCCGCACGCATCGAAACAGATCCCACCCAGTGGGTGGGGCAGGAGCTGCCCCAGTTCTCCACCGCACCGACCAATTACCGGTCCAAGGGGTTGTCGGCGGGCAACATCGGCATGCGGCTGTTCACCGTGGCCCAGCGCGGCGGATATGCGCCGATGATCGGCGGACTGGGCTATGTCGTCGCTCCCGGGAATTCCGCCTACCGGATGAACACCCTTGCCGCCAAGGATGTCTGGGTACAGACGCCGCAACGTGTCACGGCCGAGCGCATCCCGCCGGTCTCGGGTGAACCGGTTTCTGTGGGCGCGATCCCCAGCCCGACCCTGGCGGTCAGCTCACCACGGGTGCTCGCCGATCTGTTCTGGATGGGCCGGTACGCCGAACGTGCCGAGGGCATGGCGCGACTGCTCACCGCCACCCGCGAGCGCTACCACGAATACCGCTACCGTCGGGATCTCGAGGAAAGCCAGTGCGTCCCGGTGCTGCTGGCCGCCGTCGGCGCGATCACCGGCGCCGACACCGGTGACGCCGCCGATGCCCACGAGATGACCGCAATCGCCCCGACCACACTGTGGTCGGCCACCGCCGACCGGCATCAGCCGGGATCGCTCGCCCAATCGGTGGACCGGCTCGGGTTGGCCGCCCGGGCGGTCCGCGACCAGATGTCCAACGACACCTGGATGGTGCTGGCCGGCGTCGAACGCGCGGTGATCCGGCCCTCGGTCGTCCCGCCCCGGTCGCCCAACGTCGCGGAGGCCTACCTCGCCACCGCGCACAGCCAGACTCTGGCCGGGATGTTGGCGTTGTCCGGAGTGGCCGCGGAATCGATGGTGCAGGACGTCGGCTGGATCATGATGGATCTCGGCAAGCGCATCGAGCGCGGGCTGGCGCTGACCGCGCTGCTGCGAGCCACCTTGACGACGGTGCGCAGCATGGCCGTCGAACGCGCGGTGGCCGAGTCGACCCTCGTGGTCTGTGAATCCTCGGTGATCTACCGGCGGCGTAACCCCGGGCAGATCAGCATCGCCGCGATCGCCGAACTGCTGTTGTTCGACGCCGAGAACCCGAGATCGCTGATCTACCAGTTGGAGCGCATCCGTTCGGACCTCAAGCCCCTGCCCGGAACGTCGGGCTCGTCGCGTCCGGAACGTCTGATCGACGAACTGGCCACCCGATTGCGTCGTCTCGACCCGGCGGACCTCGAGGTGGTCGCCGAGGACGGGACCCGGGCCGAACTCGCCGGACTACTCGAGGGTGTGCATACCGGCCTGCGCGATCTCTCGGGTGTCATCACCGCGGCGCACCTGGCACTGCCCGGTGGGATGCAGCCGCTGTGGGGGCCTGACGAACGGCGGGTGATGCCATGA
- a CDS encoding GAP family protein, which yields MWPPTMWSTVLVMAVVAAVDPLRIGVVAFMLSRSRPVRLLLPFFLLAFIANVAVGVAVVSVFKNVTGDGGRTMPPGLEIGIGVVALTIAVLSVTGVLERLVSRVRTRRAVPAGPTADSVPGLSNLPAGMQAALRGEAPWAAGLLGLINGFPTPYYLAAMAAALTSGTAVAEQMAAMVVFNLVGFLAAIIPLISFWVAPAATRSGVERVYEWMGIHHRLVVAVIAGAVGVYFVATGISHL from the coding sequence ATGTGGCCGCCCACGATGTGGAGCACCGTGCTGGTGATGGCCGTCGTGGCGGCAGTCGACCCCCTACGGATCGGGGTCGTCGCCTTCATGCTGTCGCGGTCCCGGCCGGTGCGGTTGCTGCTCCCCTTCTTCCTGCTCGCCTTCATCGCCAACGTCGCGGTGGGCGTTGCGGTGGTATCGGTGTTCAAGAACGTCACCGGTGACGGCGGGCGCACCATGCCCCCGGGCCTGGAGATCGGCATCGGTGTCGTGGCACTGACGATCGCCGTGCTGTCCGTCACAGGGGTGCTCGAACGCCTGGTCAGTCGAGTGCGGACGCGCCGGGCTGTGCCGGCCGGGCCCACCGCTGACTCGGTGCCGGGCCTGTCGAATCTGCCGGCCGGGATGCAGGCCGCGTTGCGCGGCGAGGCGCCGTGGGCGGCCGGACTGCTGGGCCTGATCAACGGTTTTCCCACCCCGTACTACCTGGCCGCGATGGCTGCCGCCCTGACATCGGGCACCGCGGTCGCCGAGCAGATGGCCGCGATGGTCGTGTTCAATCTGGTGGGTTTCCTGGCGGCGATCATTCCGCTCATCAGTTTCTGGGTCGCTCCGGCGGCCACCAGGTCCGGCGTCGAGCGGGTCTACGAGTGGATGGGAATCCACCATCGGCTCGTGGTCGCCGTGATCGCCGGCGCGGTGGGCGTGTACTTCGTGGCCACCGGCATCAGCCACCTGTAA